A segment of the Cotesia glomerata isolate CgM1 linkage group LG2, MPM_Cglom_v2.3, whole genome shotgun sequence genome:
TCAATAGTCAAACAGATtagtaatacaaaaaatttaaaatttgtcaGCTATTCAATATTAAACTTAATGAATCCTGTATGAatggaattattaattaataagttattGATATACTGGTCAAAATAAACAGCCTCATGCTCGTGCGCGAGAGCGCATAATTtatcagagaatagaggctgtagtcgatccactcctgacagagaaccagtttggtttccgaaaaggactGTCAACTCTGGATGTGATCAAATTGGTTGTTCATATAGCCGaggatgcaatcgccggaacgagatggaagggtggaaagaagaaatactgcttggtggctgctttggacatcaagaatgccttcaactccgctaactgggactacgtcatgcgggctctagaagaaaaaaacgtaccaggataccttcgcagaatgaaagcgagctacttcacgaatagggtcctgaaatatgacacgaagaacggtacggaagtgtacgaaatcaccggaggagtgccacagggatcagtcttaggtcctctgctatggaacatcatgtatgatggcctcctgagaataacattgcctacgggagtcaaacttgtagcatatgcggatgacgtagctgtcgtgatcgtCACAAAGaacctcgaagagatagaaatggcattcgatattacattcagacgagtcaatttgtggatggacatggTTCTAGCAgaagaaagacgggccctttaccaacgaaaaaggtcaactgcactgagccctgaagaacttagaattgaagaacggcagaacagcataggccgatggcaactacaatgcgATAATGCAGAGACGgataggtggacgcaccgccaTACCTCGGATCGCCATGTGGCTTAACCagaatcacggcgaggtcaattactatctcacacagatgttgtcgggacacgaGTGTTTCCGCGAGTATCTGCACTGCTTTAAGCCCGatgattctccggagtgccctccctgcccaggagttgatgaagatgcggagcacgtaTTCTtcgtatgtcctcgtttcgaaaCATAACGTGaagagttggagaggatcctgaaccggAGAATGCaacagattcactagtggaagcaatgttgtcatcagaagctgcctggaacgctaccaactcgtttgcaacagaatccctcaaagacttgcgttccaccgaaagaagaagagcaaatatcagaagatagaaggaaggtagttaacaccttagccactagaaggaagagcagtagctagttccttccctcacgaagtaatgcctgacagcggtttccatgagggattagaggaaagaagaaaaggggtttagggtttagtgagtaggaGCGTTAGcatcgagttttagtatgacgctgcgtcgagtcgtcacgtatccaggccaaacagctatgcctggaatccgcgAAAAGGATTCCCcgccccttaaaaaaaaaaaacacacacacacacacacacatacatacggACGTcaccgcggaaacattcgtagcaaaaatttttctcttagaCAAAATTGACTCCATTTTGTCTAAAACGTAAAGgaatgcagaaaaaaaatatcctcaaaattcaaatttttaacttcccgctgagaaaattgaaaattttcaaaaatcgggaagttattgtttttaccccgcttttcgaaaatcgagttttcatcagatgttTTCATCTCGCAGAGCTACGTCCTCGTTCACGCTCCCTGTTCAGTCGTGCACGTCGATCTAGATAGTCTTTGGCTTTATGAGTTGTAAATTTGCCGCACTCATAACACTTTTTGAAACCAGTTCCTTTGTATGGACAAATACAATCGTGATGTCCAGAATCATCACATTCAAAGCACCGATCTTGCGGATTTCGTTTGGTCACGAACGCAGCTTTCGTCTCCTTAGCATtctttgatgatttttatttgcttCTAATTGAATTAGAAACATTTTGAGTTTATCATAAGTTAGGCTTTTACCCGACGTCTTCCTCGTTAAGAATTCAACTGATTGAACTTCAGGAGTTGTAGCCATAACCACACCGTAAAATGTATCTCGTTTCTCTTCCTCTAAAAGAGCGTTCGTACCCGGAATATTTTCATAGTCACGAACCAATTCCtcaaatttttcacaaaaatccGAAGAAGTCTCTTTTGTTGGATCATATGATAAACTGTTTAACTGTCTTCTTACTAAACTTGTCGTCAAATTAGTCTCGTTTTGTTTCAATTCTCTTAATTTATTCAGAAGTTTAACCGGATCTTTAATATGAATAACTTTATAATAACGAAATTGTCCAAGACGATTATTTACAATATCTCTGACTCGAAATTTGTGATCTTCAACAGTCTTGTCGTCATAAACCCGATTCGTAACGGCTGTTGAATCAATCACGTACAGCAATTCTCCCGATCCAAGTTCAGAAGAGAGAAAATCATAGAAATGTTCAAATTTCATTTATGTCGTCAGTTTGTAATCTCGTCGAGTGTTTGGTCTTTTACTGATAATTTCAAGTTTGAGAGCCTCTTTTAATTCGTTAACAGCCGGATGGGCTTCGTCACTCTTTTGCGCCTGTTTTTCTGATCTTTGACTATTCAACTCCTGTCGTATCAATTTAGAAATCTTAGTTATCCATTCGTTCGTCAATCTTTTGTTTTTCTCTCCGTCGTTACTCTCATCGTTGTCAGTTAATGCAGATTTTGAACTGATCTCCTTCAACCTTTTGACTTGagtttcaatattttcttgCTGTCTTTTCAACTCGTTCAGCAGTTTTTGCTGCATAGCCTCAAGGCTCTTGACAGTATTTACAACACCTGTCAATATTTGACTTTGTTGTATCATAAGCTTGTTAGTGGTAGAACAATAATTTGTAACTGTCGTTAACGCATAGTTAGATTTCGCATCGCTGACTCCTTGTGGCTCTACTATTTGAGCAGAAGAAACAAACTTATTTGCTGTAACTAAATATCTTGGGTTAAAATGAGGAAAATTTGttgattcaatttttataatatgaggACGTTTATTACCAGATAAGACTGCTTTCGTTATTTCGTTCTCGTTCGGTCGTTTACGCATCGTATTCTTAATCATGTCATCCATATCGTTCAACAGCTTATCTTCTTCTTGTTGGCTTATGAATTTTGGCATTATCAGCTTTTCACCTTCATTTTCACAACAGCTTGTTCTCTCGTTCAGAAGATCCCACTCctcatttgataattttagtttAGCTAAGGAAATAAGTTTTAACTATTCATTTTAAAAGACGCCAAAATATATATCTCTGCTCAGTTGAGCGAACATCAAATATGGCTGAGCTGAGACAAATCTGTACATGTTGACACAGTTTTATTGGCTGCGCATTTGGccccttaaattaaattaattaaaataataaactaagcaaaaatgaaatctaattaataaacaaaaaggcgccaccaggatttttaaTCATGGTTCCCGGAACTGGAACCAGAGCTGAGAGCTTATCTTACAGGGATAAGAGAGAGAGTGGAGAAAGGtgatctgaaataaataaattctttgtaacgggttgtttttttttccgcTCATTAgccccttaattaatttaataaaataaaacaatacctagcaaaaataattctaaattaacaagggcgccaccaggattttgtatctcggttcctggaaccggaaaccagagctgagcttataatctacagggagagagagtggaggaaggtggtctgaaagaaataaatttttatttaacaaaaatgaccggtatttatttaacaacaaaatatgaTAACAACTCGTGCCCTTGCACATACACCACTCACTTACCACTAACTTAACACTACCGCTTATAACTACCGGAGGATTTCGGGCTAAAACCGTCGCCTCAACTCAGTGCTAATCCTCTACTCGGCAattcatcaacaagtagaAAACGTCGCACCAAGACTCGATTACCCTACTCGGCAATTCATCAACAAGTAGGGGTCGTCCAAAAAATTTCCTAATCCCACAGTACCCTCATAcggagcgtctatactgcGGTTTCTAACTTACTGCcgctgtaccccacttggcgtctatacaacggcttctaggaCTGTACGAGTTACTCTACTCGGCAATTCATCAACAAGCAGAGAACGCGTACAATCACACACACTTAACCCGCACTTCTTCACACACATAACCCACGCGTCTTCACACACACTGAatctactttacttttatattccggattacaaaattactccaaaaatgacaacattaatttttactactaATTTTCAGTCATTGGCTCgcaattaaaatcataaacaatttcCACTATTAATAAAACAGAACCTTCAATAACTTCGGATTAAAACGACGCCTAAGCTTCTTCCAAAATTAacacgagtttaatactcagtacattaaataaatttttagaatattctctataaaattaactaaattttctcgGACGTAATCCACACTGACAATTAGTTTTACAAAGAATTTTATCGGAATGATGAGATTAAGTTATTGACAAATTTTCCAAAACGTTCGACGCataatttaatgttatttttgctcgaaatttaattattgattatataaaatattattataaaattccatCCATTGATTTAGCGAATGATAAATTCCCGAAATTAATATCcacgtaattaattaaattctaaggAATTTTTCCAAGATGATAAAATTacagttcttaattaattttcatcaaaatgaGCCATGTAATTTTTGACTagataattgttattattgttattgtcgactggataattaattaacaataatttatctcGAGGTAAAAGATaacttccaaaaattattcacgGGTAATTCAATTTCGAATTGCGTCGcaatttctcaataattaattttccagtaataaaatagttctcaaaatcattacaatataaatataaataattttcaataataaattataataataaatgataattcaattgtataaattgtaataatggTCCAGTTGTTAATTTCACAATTTACTGCATACTAAAATTCacaaggaatttgcgcgcCAAAAATGGACGCCGGTGTTTGTAACTGCGTAACACGTTTTGACCTCGGGTACCAAGTACTATGTCGTGTCGACTGGGACCTTCTCgatgttcagaatttaattaatataaagtaGATTTATTTAACCCAATctaagatgttaataattattgattggccaaattaacaaatcaattactcACGACTTCCAAACCCAAGAAgtctagaacattcctcgggtATAAGATCCCCAGGAAGAATGCTCACAATGGTAACGAatatgatttaattaaaattaattaattatttaattattattaggaaaaatattatgacaattgaattatcaaaattttgatttataatgagaagtagtaaaaTTAATGAGCTTTGGACTGTTTTGACTAGCGATGTTATTGCGTTGTTCACTGCACTACTTCTGACTTGTTGCCTCTACTCAACTGACCAAGAAACCCAAAATTTCGCCCACTTAATACTAGTCGGGTCCCGAAGaccgagacgcgccagtgctgcgtcgacTAATTAACGTACGAGTGCGGGTTTACCGTCAcagggtaatttaccctgttacatcttaattaacaatataaccggtatttattaataacaaaattaattaacaaattacgTGCACTGAGTGTGAATCACACACACTATAATCACTTAAAGCTAACTTAATGCTACACACCACTAGTTCTCACGCCCAAGAAGCAGCGATTACAGCAAGCGCTGAGATGAAGCGGACTCAAGCGCTGGAACGCCTCAAAAAGCTGACCAGCGAACTGCATGAGTTTGTCCAAtcaaaggtcaatatccataaAGAGGTAAAGGCCAAGGCAACCGGGGTAGTTAACGCCCTTCGAAGGTTTaaaaaactggacgaagaatggcagTCACCTCGACGACTCACTCCTCGTCTTACGCCGGAGAAGAGCAGTCAACTTACTGTGGAGATCGAAGAAACAATGGACACCGGAGGCGatggtgacggtgaatctgaTGCTAAAGACGAAGGTCATACTTCCAACAAGTCTAACAAGAGGAAGGACCGAAACTCCCCAGATGGAATAGATGGGCGATTGACGAAGAGAAACGACTTGAAACCAAGTCCTCCGAAAAACGCGATGAAGCggaacaccgaaaaaaaagacGCGACTGATTGGAAAGATGTACACACAAGGAAAGAGAAATGGAGGCTAGCCAAAGAACAGCTCCCAAAGAAGCCTTCAAAGATGCCCaggccggagcctaagcgcAAAAAACCgctcaaatggatcagacccgacgcatTGATCACccgcccggccgagaaagCAAAGTACGCCAAGATTCTGCGTCGCACAAAGAAGGACGTCCCTGATGAGCAGGTTCGCACAACGGTGGacaagatcaacaagaccagaagcgGGGACTTGCTGATTACGATTTCGCGGAAGAGCGTGGACAAAGGCCAAGGCCTGCAACAGACCATCGCAAACATtcttaaggaggaggccaaagtgatctgcaaagggccacaagaagacatcgagatccgagaccTAGATGACACCACAAcaaaggaggatattcaggctgccCTGCATACGGTAACCAAGGAGCTCTGCGAAATACCACCAGAGACAATCAAGATCCGCaaagcctacagaggtacccaAACCGCTGTCGTGACACTACCGGCTGCAGCAGCTCAGAAGATATTagaaggaagcggtaaaatccGAA
Coding sequences within it:
- the LOC123260049 gene encoding uncharacterized protein LOC123260049; this encodes MPKFISQQEEDKLLNDMDDMIKNTMRKRPNENEITKAVLSANKFVSSAQIVEPQGVSDAKSNYALTTVTNYCSTTNKLMIQQSQILTGVVNTVKSLEAMQQKLLNELKRQQENIETQVKRLKEISSKSALTDNDESNDGEKNKRLTNEWITKISKLIRQELNSQRSEKQAQKSDEAHPAVNELKEALKLEIISKRPNTRRDYKLTT